A window of the Enterobacteriaceae bacterium 4M9 genome harbors these coding sequences:
- the tssG gene encoding type VI secretion system baseplate subunit TssG: protein MAGTGGAARADLRREKLSAEAGRYNFYQLVELLSREAGESPAVKENTGIGNIQFLASASIAFASRDVVSLKPGADGRWELMTSFLGLHGSQSPLPGYYLDSLAWEQAQNNNGLTDFLNVFNHRLLTLLHRVWRKYRYYICYDNEGQDAFSQRMFALVGLGCTQVRQQLQISHSKMLAYAGLLASPGRSPDVICGLISHCFELDDVQLHGWQPRYVTIHPGQQNRLGAFHRYSGRRAQRKSVLGENFTLGARVPDRSGKFRLSINGLTRQRFLDFLPNGQSYLPLVLFTSFILRDQFAWDLKLGIASEQVGGMTLGVEQNAMLGWTCFLGKPAMQPEVVICVRE from the coding sequence ATGGCCGGTACAGGTGGGGCAGCACGCGCTGATTTAAGGCGTGAGAAGCTGAGTGCCGAAGCCGGGCGCTACAACTTCTATCAACTGGTGGAGTTACTGTCGCGTGAGGCAGGAGAGTCACCTGCCGTAAAGGAAAATACGGGTATCGGGAACATTCAGTTTCTCGCTTCGGCCAGCATTGCGTTTGCATCACGTGATGTGGTTTCACTCAAGCCTGGGGCTGACGGGCGCTGGGAGCTAATGACCTCGTTTTTAGGGTTGCACGGTAGCCAGTCACCTCTTCCAGGTTACTACCTTGACAGCCTCGCCTGGGAGCAAGCGCAGAACAACAACGGTCTGACCGATTTTCTTAACGTATTTAACCATCGTTTGCTGACGCTACTGCATCGCGTGTGGCGTAAATACCGCTACTACATCTGTTATGACAACGAAGGACAGGACGCCTTTTCACAGCGGATGTTTGCGCTGGTGGGGCTTGGCTGTACGCAGGTGCGCCAACAGTTGCAAATCAGCCACAGCAAGATGTTGGCCTATGCCGGGCTGCTGGCAAGCCCAGGTCGCTCACCGGATGTTATCTGCGGGTTGATTTCGCACTGCTTTGAGCTTGATGACGTGCAGCTGCATGGCTGGCAGCCTCGCTACGTCACTATTCATCCGGGACAACAAAATCGGCTGGGTGCTTTTCACCGCTATAGCGGCAGACGCGCACAACGCAAATCGGTACTGGGCGAAAATTTTACCCTTGGGGCAAGGGTTCCTGACAGAAGCGGTAAGTTCAGGTTGTCGATTAATGGGCTGACGCGTCAGCGGTTTCTGGATTTTCTACCCAATGGCCAGAGTTATTTACCGCTGGTGTTGTTCACCTCTTTTATTTTGCGCGATCAGTTTGCCTGGGATTTGAAGCTGGGTATTGCGTCTGAGCAGGTAGGTGGAATGACGCTGGGTGTGGAACAAAACGCAATGCTGGGCTGGACCTGTTTTCTGGGCAAACCCGCTATGCAGCCTGAGGTGGTCATTTGCGTCAGGGAGTGA
- the tagH gene encoding type VI secretion system-associated FHA domain protein TagH, producing MEQQRPSLLLRVNNSNQLQSGCEASHTFGEQGGRIGCGLHNDWRIQDSAGDVATEHFSIVWRDGAFCLQAAGTALQLNRAYVEDNIGLVRLQQGDEITSGKLSMSVFISLNGEGIYDPLRTTPESLVADYSNPLDSLLQTGPAQERGAMAAPVMETTVAGARSSDPLQALQNESLTQPGIRPIPDYAPLPAVRLRTVADPLSDNAREYAMDQEYMELPHVSGRRAVQSEAEREETAQRYVAVTPLMRGLEAPLSIQDSQRANELLEEMGRTLQATVRGLLALQRQQDALSDKHLRPLEDNPLRLNMDYDATLNVLFGEGKSPVHLSAPEAVAESLHNMRLHHQANREAIGEALAVMLDAFSPSRLMARFTQYRRSAERGEMGADWAWNMYCSYYQELASSRQQGFEKLFNEVYEQAYDRALRQGQRERDA from the coding sequence ATGGAACAACAGCGACCGTCACTCCTGCTGCGGGTGAACAACAGTAATCAGCTACAAAGTGGCTGTGAAGCAAGTCATACGTTTGGGGAACAGGGCGGGCGTATTGGCTGCGGTTTGCACAATGACTGGCGCATTCAGGACAGCGCAGGCGATGTCGCAACCGAGCATTTCAGTATTGTCTGGCGTGACGGCGCGTTTTGTCTGCAGGCGGCCGGTACGGCCTTGCAGCTTAATCGTGCCTACGTTGAGGATAATATCGGCCTGGTACGGTTACAGCAGGGCGATGAAATAACGTCAGGAAAATTGTCGATGAGCGTATTTATTAGCCTGAACGGTGAGGGTATTTACGATCCATTACGCACCACGCCGGAATCACTGGTCGCAGACTACAGCAATCCTCTGGATTCTCTACTGCAAACAGGTCCTGCACAGGAAAGGGGGGCGATGGCAGCACCGGTCATGGAGACAACGGTTGCCGGTGCCCGCTCGAGCGATCCGCTACAGGCGCTGCAAAACGAAAGCCTTACCCAGCCGGGTATTAGGCCAATACCTGACTATGCGCCACTGCCCGCAGTGCGGCTACGTACCGTGGCCGATCCCCTTTCCGATAATGCCCGAGAATACGCGATGGACCAGGAATATATGGAATTACCACACGTTAGTGGTCGCCGCGCAGTACAAAGCGAAGCGGAACGTGAGGAAACTGCACAGCGCTATGTTGCCGTAACGCCGCTGATGCGTGGACTGGAAGCACCACTGTCGATTCAGGATAGTCAGCGGGCCAACGAATTGCTCGAAGAAATGGGACGGACATTGCAGGCCACGGTGCGCGGCCTGCTTGCTTTGCAGCGCCAGCAAGACGCGTTGTCTGATAAACATTTGCGCCCGTTGGAAGATAACCCGCTGCGCCTGAACATGGATTATGACGCCACGCTCAATGTGCTGTTCGGTGAAGGTAAAAGCCCGGTCCATCTGTCCGCGCCAGAGGCGGTGGCAGAAAGCTTGCATAACATGCGCCTGCATCATCAGGCTAACCGTGAAGCGATTGGCGAAGCACTGGCGGTGATGCTTGACGCGTTTTCACCGTCGCGGCTGATGGCGCGTTTTACCCAGTATCGCCGCAGCGCAGAGCGCGGAGAAATGGGGGCCGATTGGGCATGGAACATGTACTGCAGCTACTACCAGGAATTGGCTTCCAGCCGTCAGCAGGGGTTCGAAAAGCTGTTCAATGAGGTCTACGAACAGGCCTATGACCGGGCGCTGCGCCAGGGGCAGCGGGAGCGTGATGCATGA
- the tssJ gene encoding type VI secretion system lipoprotein TssJ, translating into MIRRLAVYLLLILLVSGCSTSKKLGKVLMDPNIQVGSLADQPSSVRITLLAEPDINKNESDEATPVNLQVVYLSEDSKLLATDFDELNDDERKLSDLLGKNYIDHQDFTLTPGQFKPLEPVTLEPKNQYIGVVIYYADENETQWKKIIKAKGMGHVYHLLIHVRAGEVELQREED; encoded by the coding sequence ATGATACGCCGGCTGGCGGTGTATCTGCTGCTGATATTGCTCGTCAGCGGCTGTTCCACAAGTAAGAAGCTTGGCAAGGTGCTGATGGATCCGAATATCCAGGTGGGGTCGCTTGCCGACCAGCCGTCCAGCGTGCGTATCACGCTGCTGGCAGAGCCGGATATCAATAAAAATGAAAGCGACGAGGCAACGCCAGTCAACCTGCAGGTGGTGTATCTCAGCGAGGACTCAAAACTCCTGGCGACGGATTTCGACGAGCTTAACGACGACGAGCGAAAACTTTCCGATTTGTTGGGTAAGAACTACATCGATCACCAGGATTTCACACTGACCCCTGGCCAGTTTAAGCCGCTGGAGCCGGTCACGCTTGAGCCCAAAAATCAGTACATCGGCGTTGTTATCTATTATGCCGATGAGAATGAAACGCAATGGAAAAAAATCATCAAAGCGAAGGGAATGGGGCACGTTTATCACCTGCTTATTCACGTGCGCGCCGGTGAGGTTGAATTACAAAGGGAGGAGGACTGA
- the tssK gene encoding type VI secretion system baseplate subunit TssK, whose translation MPTRNRVIWREGLFVKPQHFQQQQRHNDYLLNVRLDMLLRYGYGLHALTLNHDVLKLGRIGLTSAQGIMPDGTLFDIPHQDLLPPPLDIGPIHEPGSRDIYLALPLLNDAINEIESTEAGGDGRMRYREVLSSVRDLHSQDGDISSLVLAQLSPRLMQGHEDLSAWTVLPLCRIREKRPDGALVLDDDFIPSCLNISVSPPLRRFMDEVQGTLVERARMLSQRIGSPGQQGIADVAEFMMLQLFNRLQPTFTHLAYQSSLHPETFYQQLVQSCGELMTFTDESRLPGTFPIYNHDNLTDTFHPLILMVRQALSTVLTPRAISIQLRQQAHGIRVATINEHELLNSADFVLAIRAQIPQEQLRRQFVQQTKVTSLERIRDLVSVQLPGVPLVPLSAAPRQLPYHSGYTYFMLDRQSPAWKDVQQSNAIAFHVSGDFPELDMQFWAIRGN comes from the coding sequence ATGCCGACAAGGAACCGGGTTATCTGGCGCGAAGGATTGTTTGTAAAGCCCCAACACTTTCAACAGCAGCAGCGCCACAACGATTATTTGCTCAACGTTCGTCTGGATATGCTTTTGCGTTACGGTTACGGCCTGCATGCTTTAACCCTCAACCACGATGTGCTGAAACTTGGTCGTATTGGCCTGACCTCGGCACAGGGCATTATGCCGGATGGCACGCTGTTTGATATACCGCACCAGGATCTTCTGCCACCCCCGTTGGATATCGGGCCGATTCACGAACCTGGTAGTCGTGATATCTACCTGGCACTGCCGTTGCTTAACGATGCCATTAATGAAATTGAATCCACCGAAGCCGGTGGCGATGGGCGCATGCGCTATCGTGAAGTGCTGTCCAGCGTGCGTGATTTGCATTCGCAGGACGGTGATATCAGCTCGCTGGTACTGGCGCAACTGTCACCACGTCTGATGCAAGGCCATGAGGATTTAAGTGCCTGGACGGTACTGCCTCTGTGCCGTATCCGTGAAAAGCGCCCGGATGGTGCTCTTGTGTTGGATGATGATTTTATTCCGAGTTGCCTGAACATTAGCGTTTCGCCACCCCTGCGTCGGTTCATGGATGAAGTTCAGGGAACGCTGGTGGAGCGGGCGCGAATGTTGTCACAGCGTATTGGCTCACCCGGTCAGCAGGGTATTGCCGATGTGGCAGAATTTATGATGCTGCAGTTATTTAATCGGCTGCAACCGACATTCACGCATCTGGCCTATCAAAGCTCACTGCACCCGGAAACCTTTTATCAGCAACTGGTGCAAAGCTGCGGTGAGTTGATGACGTTCACCGACGAGTCACGCCTGCCAGGAACATTCCCGATTTATAACCATGACAACCTGACGGATACCTTCCATCCGCTCATTCTGATGGTACGGCAAGCACTTAGCACGGTACTGACGCCGCGTGCGATTTCGATCCAGTTACGCCAGCAGGCACACGGCATCCGGGTGGCAACAATCAACGAACACGAGCTGCTGAATAGTGCCGACTTTGTGCTGGCTATTCGGGCACAGATCCCTCAGGAGCAGCTGCGCAGACAGTTTGTTCAGCAAACCAAAGTGACATCGCTGGAGCGTATTCGTGATCTGGTTAGCGTGCAGTTGCCAGGCGTGCCGCTGGTACCGCTATCGGCTGCGCCGCGTCAGTTGCCTTACCACTCCGGTTACACCTACTTCATGCTTGACAGACAGAGCCCTGCCTGGAAAGACGTGCAACAAAGCAATGCGATTGCCTTCCACGTTTCGGGCGATTTCCCTGAGCTGGATATGCAGTTCTGGGCTATCAGAGGGAACTAA
- a CDS encoding DotU family type IV/VI secretion system protein: MSEISVSETNPVLVSGESGLNRRQYQLLLRGGSLNPMIDAATPLLGMVLRLKSMSAQALPDQLYPQVVADVQSIEQLLQTQGYEPGAIVSFRYVLCTFIDEAALGHGWNSEGGWQTQSLLVHFHNETWGGEKVYVLLERLMSEPQRYRDLLEFIYLCFCLGFRGRYKVTAQYGDEFERIFRRLYNAVRQLRPQTGSPLFYQDATASRSAYRLIPRLTPRHLVLGGLALAAAVYLFYLLRLNIQTQDILQQLNGLLSGGKR, translated from the coding sequence ATGAGCGAGATAAGCGTGAGTGAGACTAACCCAGTTTTGGTTTCAGGTGAGAGCGGATTAAATCGTCGCCAGTATCAGTTGTTACTGCGTGGCGGCAGCCTGAACCCGATGATTGATGCTGCAACACCGCTACTTGGGATGGTGCTACGGCTCAAAAGCATGAGCGCTCAGGCTCTGCCCGACCAGTTGTACCCACAGGTAGTTGCAGACGTGCAGTCTATTGAGCAGCTGCTGCAAACTCAGGGTTATGAGCCAGGGGCAATTGTGTCGTTTCGCTACGTACTGTGCACCTTCATTGATGAGGCAGCGCTGGGGCACGGCTGGAATAGCGAGGGTGGTTGGCAAACACAGTCTCTGCTGGTGCATTTCCATAACGAAACCTGGGGTGGGGAAAAGGTATATGTCCTGCTGGAGCGTCTGATGAGCGAGCCGCAGCGCTATCGTGATTTGCTCGAGTTCATCTACCTGTGTTTTTGCCTGGGCTTTCGCGGGCGTTACAAAGTGACTGCTCAGTATGGCGATGAGTTCGAACGTATTTTTCGCAGGCTTTATAACGCGGTGCGCCAGCTGCGGCCACAAACTGGCTCGCCGCTGTTTTACCAGGATGCCACTGCATCACGTAGCGCTTACCGGCTTATCCCGCGCTTAACGCCGAGGCACCTGGTATTGGGGGGGCTGGCGCTGGCGGCTGCCGTTTATCTCTTCTACCTGCTGCGCCTGAATATTCAGACTCAGGACATTTTGCAGCAGCTCAATGGATTGCTCAGTGGGGGAAAACGATGA
- the tssH gene encoding type VI secretion system ATPase TssH: protein MISIDLATLVNRLHPVARHALESAAAQCVNDNEAEITVPQVLLHLVNTPLCDVRLIVNRAGVDCDALRELLDPIQSAGRNLAAGYPAFSPLLVEWLKDSWLLASTELAHTQLRSGVLLLALLQSPHRYLPASAVQLLLKINQALLQEEFSAWTAESAESDVPPEGRGAVAGGRGDESLLARFATDMTQAARDGHLDPVLCRDAEIDLMIDILCRRRKNNPIVVGEAGVGKSALIEGLALRIVADQVPEKLRNTRLMTLDLGALQAGAAVKGEFEKRFKGIMAEAVQSVDPVILFIDEAHTLIGAGNQQGGLDISNLLKPALARGELKTIAATTWGEYKKYFEKDAALSRRFQVVKVAEPTAAEATIILRGLLTVYEKAHGVLIDDEALQAAANLSERYLSGRQLPDKAIDVLDTACARVAINLTSPPRQVSALTTEQYQLNQEIEQLEREQRIGLPGKAEYLAGLHVRRTSLSETLASLEADWSQQQKLVSNIIMLRGELLAQEGQSDVEKIRQLADDTEQLEALQKDKALVSPHVGKQQIAAVVAEWTGVPLNRLSQSEMTAIAELPQWLGQAIRGQSLAIEQLHKHLLTARADLRRPGRPQGAFLLVGPSGVGKTESVLQIADVLFGGRQYLTTINMSEFQEKHTVSRLIGSPPGYVGYGEGGVLTEAIRQKPYSVVLLDEVEKAHPDVLNLFYQAFDKGELADGEGRVIDCKNVVFFLTSNLGYQVIVDSVDKPDELQDRLYPVLADFFKPALLARMEVIPYMPLGSEVLVEIIAAKLERLTTLLTHRFDAAVEIDASVTQEIMRRVTRAENGARMLESVIDGALLPPLSLLLLQHIAAGNGVKHIRIFTREHEFCAEVESSP, encoded by the coding sequence ATGATTTCTATTGACCTGGCGACACTGGTTAACCGGCTTCATCCAGTTGCTCGCCACGCGCTGGAAAGCGCGGCGGCACAATGTGTTAACGATAACGAAGCGGAAATTACCGTACCGCAGGTACTGTTGCATCTGGTCAATACGCCGCTGTGTGATGTCCGTCTGATTGTTAACCGTGCGGGCGTTGACTGCGACGCGCTGCGTGAGTTGCTGGACCCTATACAGTCTGCCGGGCGCAACCTGGCTGCGGGTTATCCGGCGTTTTCTCCGTTGTTGGTGGAGTGGTTGAAAGACAGTTGGTTGCTGGCTTCCACCGAACTGGCACATACCCAATTGCGCAGCGGTGTCCTGCTGCTGGCGCTGTTGCAGTCACCGCATCGCTATTTGCCGGCCAGCGCAGTGCAGCTACTGCTTAAGATTAATCAGGCTTTGCTTCAGGAGGAGTTCAGCGCCTGGACCGCTGAGTCGGCTGAAAGTGATGTGCCACCAGAAGGGCGCGGCGCGGTTGCGGGAGGACGCGGCGATGAAAGTCTGCTGGCGCGCTTTGCTACTGATATGACACAGGCCGCGCGAGACGGGCATCTGGATCCGGTACTGTGCCGCGACGCCGAAATTGACCTGATGATCGACATTTTGTGTCGCCGACGTAAGAACAATCCCATCGTTGTCGGTGAGGCCGGTGTAGGCAAAAGTGCGCTGATTGAAGGCCTGGCGCTGCGTATTGTGGCAGACCAGGTGCCGGAGAAGTTGCGCAATACGCGCCTGATGACGCTGGATCTGGGGGCATTGCAGGCAGGCGCTGCGGTAAAGGGAGAATTTGAAAAGCGCTTTAAAGGCATTATGGCGGAAGCTGTACAGTCGGTTGACCCGGTTATTCTGTTTATTGATGAAGCACATACGCTTATTGGGGCGGGCAATCAACAGGGTGGGCTGGATATTTCAAACCTGCTTAAACCAGCGCTTGCCAGAGGTGAACTTAAGACCATAGCGGCAACCACCTGGGGTGAATACAAAAAATATTTCGAAAAAGACGCCGCATTATCCCGGCGTTTTCAGGTGGTCAAAGTGGCTGAACCTACGGCGGCAGAGGCAACCATTATTTTACGTGGGCTGCTCACGGTGTATGAAAAAGCACATGGTGTACTGATTGATGATGAGGCACTTCAGGCAGCGGCCAACCTGAGCGAGCGCTATTTGTCCGGGCGCCAGTTGCCTGATAAAGCCATTGACGTGCTGGATACGGCTTGTGCACGGGTTGCCATTAACCTGACCTCACCGCCGCGCCAGGTGTCTGCGCTGACAACAGAGCAGTACCAGTTGAATCAGGAGATTGAGCAGCTTGAACGCGAGCAGCGCATCGGTTTACCGGGTAAAGCGGAATATCTTGCTGGGTTACATGTGCGCCGGACCTCGTTGAGTGAAACGCTGGCGTCGCTTGAAGCGGACTGGTCACAACAGCAAAAGCTGGTAAGTAACATCATTATGCTGCGCGGTGAGCTTCTGGCGCAGGAAGGCCAGTCGGATGTTGAAAAAATACGCCAGCTGGCCGATGACACAGAACAACTTGAGGCGTTGCAAAAGGACAAGGCGCTGGTTTCTCCCCACGTCGGGAAACAGCAAATCGCAGCCGTGGTTGCCGAATGGACCGGTGTGCCGCTCAACCGCCTGTCACAAAGCGAAATGACGGCAATCGCCGAGCTGCCTCAGTGGTTGGGGCAGGCAATTCGTGGTCAGTCGTTGGCTATTGAACAACTCCATAAACACCTGTTGACAGCACGCGCTGATTTGCGCAGGCCTGGCCGACCGCAGGGGGCTTTCCTGCTGGTTGGTCCAAGCGGAGTAGGTAAGACTGAAAGCGTGTTGCAGATTGCTGATGTCCTGTTTGGTGGGCGTCAGTATCTCACCACCATTAACATGTCGGAGTTTCAGGAAAAGCATACCGTTTCGCGTCTGATTGGTTCGCCGCCGGGCTATGTGGGGTACGGCGAAGGTGGCGTACTGACCGAAGCCATTCGCCAGAAACCTTACTCGGTCGTACTGCTTGATGAGGTGGAAAAAGCCCATCCCGATGTATTGAACCTGTTCTATCAGGCTTTCGATAAAGGCGAACTGGCTGACGGCGAAGGTCGGGTTATTGATTGTAAAAACGTCGTGTTCTTTCTCACCTCTAACCTTGGCTATCAGGTCATTGTGGACAGTGTTGATAAACCGGATGAGTTACAGGACAGGTTGTATCCGGTACTGGCCGATTTCTTCAAACCGGCGCTGCTGGCGCGTATGGAGGTTATCCCCTATATGCCGCTCGGTAGTGAGGTGCTGGTGGAAATCATCGCTGCCAAACTTGAGCGTCTGACCACGCTGCTGACTCACCGCTTTGATGCGGCGGTTGAGATTGATGCCTCCGTTACGCAGGAAATCATGCGTCGCGTGACGCGTGCGGAAAATGGCGCACGTATGCTGGAGTCAGTGATTGATGGTGCGCTACTGCCACCGCTTTCTCTTCTGCTGTTGCAGCACATTGCTGCAGGCAATGGCGTGAAGCATATCCGTATTTTTACCCGTGAACATGAGTTCTGCGCAGAAGTGGAGTCCAGTCCATGA
- a CDS encoding Fis family transcriptional regulator: protein MKNVLTLLDSKTREQLMFDFLELNQRRPRYEALMVGMVNAAEQHLECYAVCGTNNLNIQRFETSLHDVSHPLIHVLRSGMPFTWQTLLRGIRIEEPRLRHFIYDLPGECGMHARPVFDNQSLACGIIAAFSREPESCSRSGSLFSFSSELFQYQLKNICELDTLRRHLHQIQDVFRSQQQKQKQLDELITTLSSGMPKGFSGIAKDYSDVDDLYAALERFECEVLTQRLRQFPSDKRRIAMSLNLSPRTLSYKLSKYGCEL from the coding sequence ATGAAAAATGTCCTCACGCTGCTGGACAGCAAGACCCGCGAGCAGCTGATGTTTGATTTTCTCGAGCTAAACCAACGCCGCCCGCGCTATGAAGCGCTGATGGTGGGGATGGTGAATGCCGCTGAACAGCATCTGGAATGTTATGCCGTTTGCGGGACGAATAATCTTAATATCCAGCGTTTTGAAACCAGTCTGCATGATGTCAGCCATCCGCTGATACATGTTTTGCGCAGTGGTATGCCGTTCACCTGGCAAACGCTGCTGCGGGGTATACGCATAGAAGAGCCGCGTTTGCGCCATTTTATTTACGATCTGCCCGGTGAATGCGGCATGCATGCTCGCCCAGTTTTTGATAACCAGTCATTAGCCTGCGGGATTATCGCCGCGTTCAGCCGTGAGCCGGAGTCATGTAGCCGATCGGGCTCGCTGTTTAGCTTCAGCAGCGAGTTATTTCAGTATCAACTGAAAAATATTTGCGAACTGGACACGCTGCGCCGTCATTTGCACCAGATTCAGGATGTGTTTCGCAGTCAGCAGCAAAAACAGAAGCAGCTTGATGAGCTTATAACAACGCTAAGTTCAGGTATGCCTAAGGGATTTTCAGGTATCGCAAAAGACTACAGCGACGTTGATGATCTGTATGCCGCTCTGGAACGATTTGAATGTGAAGTACTGACTCAGCGACTGCGTCAGTTTCCGTCAGATAAACGGCGCATTGCGATGAGCCTGAATTTGTCGCCGCGAACGCTGAGCTACAAATTGTCCAAATATGGGTGTGAGTTATGA
- the tagO gene encoding type VI secretion system-associated protein TagO, producing the protein MRTLFWLLLGSLVLATGVPLYAKDDVRLADALACRKEPSPLLRLDCYDEALADEDSAPLKQTAVAGVAWKRAMNQESQRDDRSTAFLLTADEGENPRVILTTPAIGVPPPRPVLMLSCIDNITRLQVALTVPLRNAEGAVVLQTDKTQFSPTWFVRESGYLLESSRGLAGIDEIRRLFGAQRLTLTLPGATSRLVFNINGLAQESEALRKACRW; encoded by the coding sequence ATGAGGACATTGTTTTGGCTGCTGCTCGGCAGCCTGGTGCTGGCAACAGGCGTGCCGTTGTATGCGAAGGATGATGTGAGGCTTGCAGATGCGTTGGCTTGTCGCAAGGAGCCTTCTCCCTTGCTGCGCCTGGACTGCTATGACGAGGCACTGGCCGATGAGGACAGTGCGCCGTTAAAACAAACTGCGGTTGCCGGTGTGGCCTGGAAAAGAGCCATGAATCAGGAAAGCCAACGTGATGACCGTTCAACGGCATTTCTGTTAACCGCCGATGAGGGAGAGAACCCGCGGGTTATCCTGACCACGCCTGCCATTGGTGTACCGCCGCCACGCCCGGTATTAATGCTCAGTTGTATCGACAACATTACCCGTTTGCAGGTTGCGTTAACGGTGCCGTTACGCAACGCGGAGGGCGCCGTTGTGTTACAGACTGACAAAACCCAGTTTAGCCCGACCTGGTTTGTGCGTGAGAGTGGCTATCTGCTTGAGTCCAGTCGTGGGCTGGCAGGAATTGATGAAATCAGGCGGCTTTTTGGAGCACAACGTTTGACGCTGACATTGCCAGGAGCCACATCACGGTTGGTGTTTAATATAAACGGGCTGGCGCAGGAGTCGGAAGCTCTGCGTAAAGCGTGTCGTTGGTAG
- the tssA gene encoding type VI secretion system protein TssA → MAERDDWLEKLTTPLPPEQIRARISDDNPHWEFIDGEMVKLGALSHGSLDIKEVQRRILVLLASESKDFRLVVHLLRTLQHAGQPQEVLLALLLLSTWVEAYWSEAWPHNATMKSRLAQQVLKRFSTAANLFIERADDDERQQALGALARLALLWQADNSALAAEVDALGVVFRRQPERVADVDEMPGIIPSLPSQNPLSVAGIPAPDLDATDDKAWRQTQLRMAQMLCERQPENPLGYRMRRNAVWQGITSAPLAQADGRTPLAAFSADRMAEYAGAIASPSVALWEQVEQSLTLAPYWFEGHRLSAKIALALGHTRVAGAIREELQFFLQRLPQIAELRFSDRSPFLPDEVRSWLEEASVPQGEVFATPLQTDIDQEAVWQCWREQGTEAALVMLDSVAAQLNPRGQFYCQLLGHRLLEQAGMTTLARQGYGHLYRVARDITLAHWEPELIAQLQEQQHSSEG, encoded by the coding sequence ATGGCTGAACGTGATGACTGGCTGGAAAAACTGACGACGCCGCTGCCACCAGAACAGATTCGCGCCCGTATCAGTGACGATAACCCGCACTGGGAGTTCATTGACGGTGAAATGGTCAAACTGGGGGCGCTCAGCCACGGTTCGCTGGATATTAAAGAGGTGCAGCGCCGCATTTTAGTGCTGCTTGCCAGCGAAAGTAAGGACTTCCGGCTTGTTGTACACCTACTGCGCACGCTCCAGCACGCAGGTCAGCCGCAGGAAGTACTGCTGGCGTTACTGCTTTTGTCCACCTGGGTGGAAGCCTACTGGAGCGAAGCATGGCCGCATAACGCGACCATGAAAAGTCGACTGGCGCAGCAGGTACTGAAGCGCTTTTCAACCGCCGCAAATCTTTTTATTGAGCGAGCAGACGACGATGAGCGCCAACAGGCCCTTGGTGCGCTGGCACGACTGGCGTTGCTGTGGCAGGCAGATAATAGCGCGCTGGCCGCAGAGGTGGATGCACTTGGCGTGGTTTTTCGTCGCCAGCCGGAGCGGGTCGCTGACGTTGATGAAATGCCGGGCATCATTCCGTCGCTCCCCTCGCAAAACCCGCTTTCAGTAGCCGGTATACCGGCGCCAGATCTTGACGCAACGGATGACAAGGCCTGGCGTCAGACCCAGCTGCGCATGGCGCAGATGTTGTGTGAACGGCAACCGGAAAATCCTCTGGGCTACCGGATGCGGCGCAATGCCGTTTGGCAGGGCATCACCAGTGCGCCTCTCGCCCAGGCCGACGGCAGAACGCCGTTGGCCGCGTTTTCAGCCGACCGTATGGCGGAATATGCCGGTGCCATCGCCAGTCCCAGCGTGGCGTTGTGGGAACAGGTGGAGCAAAGCCTGACGCTGGCTCCTTACTGGTTTGAGGGGCATCGGCTCTCGGCGAAGATTGCGCTGGCGCTTGGACATACCCGTGTGGCGGGTGCCATTCGGGAAGAGTTACAGTTTTTTTTGCAACGTTTGCCGCAGATAGCGGAGCTTAGATTTAGCGATCGCTCGCCATTTTTACCTGATGAGGTGCGCAGCTGGCTTGAAGAGGCGTCTGTTCCACAGGGGGAGGTTTTTGCAACACCACTGCAGACCGATATTGATCAGGAGGCGGTGTGGCAGTGCTGGCGAGAACAAGGAACAGAAGCCGCACTTGTCATGCTGGATAGCGTTGCCGCACAGCTTAATCCACGGGGGCAATTTTATTGTCAGCTTCTGGGCCATCGCCTGCTGGAACAGGCCGGTATGACAACGCTGGCACGTCAGGGATACGGCCATCTTTACCGGGTTGCACGAGATATCACCCTTGCGCACTGGGAGCCGGAGCTTATTGCGCAGTTACAGGAACAACAACACAGCAGTGAAGGATAA